The following is a genomic window from Mycobacterium parmense.
CAGAACGTTCGACAGGAACTTGAGGGGACGAAACAATGCCGCTTACACCAGCCGACGTCCACAATGTGGCGTTCAGTAAGCCACCGATCGGCAAGCGGGGGTACAACGAAGACGAGGTCGACGCCTTCCTCGATCTGGTGGAGGCGGAGCTGACCCGGCTCATCGAAGAGAACTCCGATCTGCGGCAACGCATCGAGGAACTCGACCAGGAACTCGCTTCCGGGGGCGGAGCGGGCGCCGGCGTATCGGCCCAGGCCACGCAGGCGATTCCCGTCTCCGAACCGGAACCGGTCAAGGCCGCCCCGACCGCCGCGCCGGCAGCGGCCGCCGGGGTGAACAACGAGGAGCAGGCCATGAAGGCCGCCCGGGTGCTCACCCTGGCGCAGGACACCGCCGACCGCCTCACCAGCACGGCCAAGGCGGAGTCGGAGAAGATGCTGGCCGACGCCCGCGCCAACGCCGACCAGATTCTCAGCGAGGCCCGGCACACCGCCGAGACCACCGTCTCCGAGGCGCGGCAGCGCGCCGACACGATGCTCGCCGACGCCCAGACCCGCTCCGAGACGCAGCTGCGCCAGGCGCAGGAGAAGGCCGACGCCCTGCAGGCCGACGCCGAGCGCAAGCACTCCGAGATCATGGGCACCATCAATCAGCAGCGCACGGTGCTGGAAGGCCGCCTCGAGCAGCTCCGCACCTTCGAGCGCGAATACCGGACCCGGCTCAAGACCTACCTGGAGTCCCAGCTCGAGGAGCTCGGCCAGCGCGGATCGGCAGCGCCGGTCGACTCGAGCGCCGACGCGGGCGGGTTCGAGCAGTTCAATCGGGGTAATAACTAGCCGGTGACCGTGCCTGGTCATTTCGCCCGTCGGCCGGAGGATCGCTGATGCTCATCATTGCGCTGGTGCTTGCCCTGATCGGCCTGGTCGCACTGGTCTTCGCCGTTGTCACCAGCAACGAGCTGGTGGCGTGGGTGTGCATCGGGGCCAGCGTGCTGGGTGTGGTGCTGTTGATCATCGACGCCCTGCAGGAGCGCCAGCGGCGTGACGCGACCGGCGAGGACAACGCCGAAACCGCTGACGACGACCACGCCGACCGAGATGATCAGGGCGACCGGGGCGACTACGTCGACTACCCCGAGGAAACCCCCGTGACCCCCGACCAGACCGCCGTGTCGGGAACAGAGGGCGTCGACGCCACCGCGGAATCGACGGTGCCCGCCGACGGTCGCGGTGAGGAGCCGGCCGGCTGACTCAGCCGGTCGGGGTGTCCAGCAGGCCGCGGACCTCGTCGTCACCGACCTGGTGGAAATCGGCGTAGACCTGCCCGACGGCCTCGAAGTCCGGTGGCATGCTCGCGCACACCACCCTGTCGGCCTCCCTCGCCAGCTCGGCGCAGCTGGACGGTGGCCCGACCGGCACCGCCACCGTGACCGACCGGGGGCCGGCGGCCCGCACCGCCCGGACCGCTGCCAACATGCTTGCGCCCGTGGCGATTCCGTCGTCGACGAGGATGACTACCTTGCCGCGCGGGTCGGCAACCGGCCGCCCGCCGCGGTATGCGAGCTCTCGCCGGGCGAGCTCGGCCGCTTCGCGCTCGACCACCTCGCGCACCTGTTCGTCGGTGACCTGCACGCCCGACAGCACGTTCTCGTTCATCACCACGCCGCCGCCGCTGGCCAACGCGCCCATCGCCAGCTCGGGCCAGCGAGGCACGCCGAGCTTGCGGACCAGGAACACGTCCAGCGGGGCACGCAGCGCCGCCGCGACCTCCCAGGCCACCGGGACGCCGCCGCGCGCCAGCCCGAAGACCAGCACGGCGGCGTCGTCGCGGAAGTCGGAGAGTTCGGCGGCCAGCGCCCGGCCGGCATCGCGCCGGTCCCGGAACGTGCGCGCCGTCGCACGCCGCAGAAAGCCGCTCTGTCGGCTCATGACTCGGACCGGTTCATGATTCGAACGCCACCCTGATTGCCCACTGACCGGGACGGCCGGCGCTCAGCGGACCCTGGACTCACCCGGGGAGGGGGGACCGACCGTCGCGGCATCGGTGGGCGAGGTGGCGACGAGGTGTTCGAAGGTGCCGGTGATCTGCAGGATGCGGTCCAGGTGTGCCGGCCGGTGGTCGAGGTGCAGGTGCACGCCCGCCTGGCACATCCTGCGGTGAACCAGCAGCAGGCCCGACAGGCCGGCGGAGTCGCAGAAGGCCAGCTCGGAGAAGTCCAGGTGAACGTGCGCAAGGGCCGGTTGGCTCGTCAGCAGCCCGGCCACGGTGTCGATGAACTCGTTCGTGGTCTCGTAGTCGAGCTCACCGGCCACGCGCAGGCAGGCCGAGCGGGCGGTCGTGGCGACGGACATCGTGAGGTTCATTCGT
Proteins encoded in this region:
- the wag31 gene encoding DivIVA-like cell division protein Wag31, with product MPLTPADVHNVAFSKPPIGKRGYNEDEVDAFLDLVEAELTRLIEENSDLRQRIEELDQELASGGGAGAGVSAQATQAIPVSEPEPVKAAPTAAPAAAAGVNNEEQAMKAARVLTLAQDTADRLTSTAKAESEKMLADARANADQILSEARHTAETTVSEARQRADTMLADAQTRSETQLRQAQEKADALQADAERKHSEIMGTINQQRTVLEGRLEQLRTFEREYRTRLKTYLESQLEELGQRGSAAPVDSSADAGGFEQFNRGNN
- a CDS encoding phosphoribosyltransferase, translated to MSRQSGFLRRATARTFRDRRDAGRALAAELSDFRDDAAVLVFGLARGGVPVAWEVAAALRAPLDVFLVRKLGVPRWPELAMGALASGGGVVMNENVLSGVQVTDEQVREVVEREAAELARRELAYRGGRPVADPRGKVVILVDDGIATGASMLAAVRAVRAAGPRSVTVAVPVGPPSSCAELAREADRVVCASMPPDFEAVGQVYADFHQVGDDEVRGLLDTPTG
- a CDS encoding STAS domain-containing protein; translated protein: MSVATTARSACLRVAGELDYETTNEFIDTVAGLLTSQPALAHVHLDFSELAFCDSAGLSGLLLVHRRMCQAGVHLHLDHRPAHLDRILQITGTFEHLVATSPTDAATVGPPSPGESRVR